In the genome of Palaemon carinicauda isolate YSFRI2023 chromosome 20, ASM3689809v2, whole genome shotgun sequence, one region contains:
- the LOC137659660 gene encoding SCAN domain-containing protein 3-like — translation MVASSIGNASESNIEDVPGPSESKCKKGKHASLSKKRTYVDAYLACGFTSNNDEDNPRPVSLVCGDTLSNEAMVPSKLKRHLNNRHPFVSQKDMAYFSRLLKGQSKAATKMVKRVSVAYTALEASFKVAELIAKKMKPHTTGEEIVGSACNIIVETMLGKEAQEQISKVPLSNNTISHRISEMSTDINEEVVKQIKSKRKFALQVDESTDIAEKCQLVGFCKFIDKDILEQFMFCKELQTTTTGEDIFASVKSYLTQHGLSWNYCCGICTDSAPSMIGKYKGFITRALKENPSIITTHCFLLREALVAKTCEEELTEVLNQAVNTPSQYTYTLAVRLAADSLLLCYSREHLVNYGN, via the coding sequence ATGGTGGCTTCTAGTATTGGTAATGCTTCGGAGTCAAATATTGAAGATGTTCCTGGACCATCTGAATCAAAATGCAAAAAGGGGAAGCACGCATCTCTCTCGAAGAAAAGAACATATGTTGATGCCTATTTAGCATGTGGTTTTACTTCAAACAATGATGAAGATAATCCACGCCCTGTGAGTTTAGTTTGTGGAGATACACTCAGCAATGAGGCCATGGTACCTAGTAAGCTCAAGCGGCACCTTAATAACAGACATCCTTTTGTGTCGCAGAAGGACATGGCATATTTTTCTCGTTTGTTAAAAGGGCAAAGTAAGGCCGCTACTAAAATGGTCAAGAGGGTATCGGTAGCCTACACTGCTCTTGAAGCTTCTTTCAAAGTAGCAGAGCTGATAGCAAAGAAGATGAAGCCTCATACAACTGGTGAAGAAATCGTTGGCTCTGCATGCAACATAATTGTAGAAACAATGCTTGGCAAAGAAGCTCAGGAACAGATTTCGAAAGTACCTCTTTCGAATAACACCATCAGCCACAGGATATCTGAAATGTCAACAGATATTAATGAAGAAGTTGTGAAGCagataaaatcaaaaagaaaattcgCATTGCAAGTAGATGAGAGTACTGACATAGCTGAAAAATGCCAACTGGTTGGGTTTTGCAAATTCATTGACAAGGATATTTTGGAACAGTTTATGTTTTGCAAAGAATTACAGACCACAACCACTGGAGAGGATATCTTCGCGTCTGTAAAGTCGTACCTCACTCAACATGGTCTTTCATGGAATTATTGTTGCGGCATATGTACTGATAGTGCACCGTCGATGATAGGGAAGTATAAAGGCTTCATCACCAGAGCATTGAAAGAAAATCCATCTATAATTACAACTCACTGCTTCCTACTCAGAGAGGCGTTAGTAGCCAAGACATGTGAAGAAGAGTtgactgaggttttaaaccaggctGTCAATACACCTTCTCAATACACCTACACTTTAGCTGTAAGACTTGCTGCCGATTCATTATTGCTGTGCTACTCGCGTGAACATTTGGTAAATTATGGCAACTAG
- the LOC137659661 gene encoding zinc finger BED domain-containing protein 5-like translates to MVASSIGNASESNIEDVPGPSESKCKKGKHASLSKKRTYVDAYLACGFTSNNDEDNPRPVSLVCGDTLSNEAMVPSKLKRHLNNRHPFVSQKDMAYFSRLLKGQSKAATKMVKRVSVAYTALEASFKVAELIAKKMKPHTTGEEIIGPACNIIVETMLGKEAQEQISKVPLSNNTISRRISEMSTDINEEVVKQIKSKRKFALQVDESTDIAEKCQLVGFCKFIDKDILEQFMFCKELQTTTTGEDIFASVKSYLAQHGLSWNYCCGICTDSAPLMIGKYKGFITRALKENPSIITTHCFLHKEALVAKTCEEELTEVLNQAVKMVNFIKYRPLKKRVFQKMCQEMGAVHISLIFHTDIRWLSRGRVLNRVLELKEGLKTFFQEERHDIFIKLLENSTWCLKLSYLADIFMKLNELNLSMQGRLEGIVTSVNKMKGFQRKLKSWKSAVQKDDVSNFPSLQQPGYKGLGTVKNLILNHLEQLREAVDKYFPSLSTEKLDWIVSPFELADMAKELDFTGIESQI, encoded by the coding sequence ATGGTGGCTTCTAGTATTGGTAATGCTTCGGAGTCAAATATTGAAGATGTTCCTGGACCATCTGAATCAAAATGCAAAAAGGGGAAGCACGCATCTCTCTCGAAGAAAAGAACATATGTTGATGCCTATTTAGCATGTGGTTTTACTTCAAACAATGATGAAGATAATCCACGCCCTGTGAGTTTAGTTTGTGGAGATACACTCAGCAATGAGGCCATGGTACCTAGTAAGCTCAAGCGGCACCTTAATAACAGACATCCTTTTGTGTCGCAGAAGGACATGGCATATTTTTCTCGTTTGTTAAAAGGGCAAAGTAAGGCCGCTACTAAAATGGTCAAGAGGGTATCGGTAGCCTACACTGCTCTTGAAGCTTCTTTCAAAGTAGCAGAGCTGATAGCAAAGAAGATGAAGCCTCATACAACTGGTGAAGAAATCATTGGCCCTGCATGCAACATAATTGTAGAAACAATGCTTGGCAAAGAAGCTCAGGAACAGATTTCGAAAGTACCTCTTTCGAATAACACCATCAGCCGCAGGATATCTGAAATGTCAACAGATATTAATGAAGAAGTTGTGAAGCagataaaatcaaaaagaaaattcgCATTGCAAGTAGATGAGAGTACTGACATAGCTGAAAAATGCCAACTGGTTGGGTTTTGCAAATTCATTGACAAGGATATTTTGGAACAGTTTATGTTTTGCAAAGAATTACAGACCACAACCACTGGAGAGGATATCTTCGCGTCTGTAAAGTCGTACCTCGCTCAACATGGTCTTTCATGGAATTATTGTTGCGGCATATGTACTGATAGTGCACCGTTGATGATAGGGAAGTACAAAGGCTTCATCACCAGAGCATTGAAAGAAAATCCATCTATAATTACAACTCACTGCTTCCTACACAAAGAGGCGTTAGTAGCCAAGACATGTGAAGAAGAGTtgactgaggttttaaaccaggctGTTAAGATGGTTAATTTCATCAAATACAGGCCACTGAAAAAAAGGGTTTTTCAAAAGATGTGTCAAGAAATGGGTGCGGTTCATATTTCACTGATTTTTCATACTGACATAAGGTGGTTATCAAGGGGTCGTGTACTGAACCGCGTTCTTGAACTCAAAGAAGGATTAAAAACCTTTTTCCAAGAGGAGAGACATGATATATTCATAAAGCTGCTTGAAAATTCTACTTGGTGTTTGAAGCTGTCATATTTGGCAGATATTTTCATGAAGCTGAATGAACTAAATCTCTCAATGCAGGGGAGACTTGAGGGAATTGTAACATCAGTTAACAAGATGAAAGGTTTCCAGAGAAAGTTAAAATCATGGAAGTCGGCTGTTCAGAAAGACGATGTGTCAAACTTCCCTTCTCTTCAACAACCAGGATATAAAGGTCTGGGAACTGTAAAAAATCTTATTCTTAATCACTTGGAACAACTAAGAGAAGCAGTTGATAAGTATTTTCCATCGCTTTCTACAGAGAAACTCGATTGGATTGTATCACCCTTCGAACTGGCTGACATGGCTAAAGAACTGGACTTCACGGGAATAGAAAGTCAAATTTGA